The genomic window ACCATCAGGTACAGGTTGAAGGCCCTGAGCACCTCCTGCACCTCCTTGACGACCTTCTGGGCCTCGGGCGTGAGCTCCGCCGAGCCGGGCTTGAACATGGCGTCGTTGTTGACGCGCAGCAGCACGCCCGTGTCATCGGAGCTGACGCCGGAGCTCTGCTTGAGGAACGGGTCCTCGGTGATGATCTTCTTGAAGCGCATGGCGATGGCGTAGCGCGCGGCCTGCTCTTCCGAAAGCTGCTGGGTCTTGACGTCGGGGCTGCCTACCAGGGCGTTGTTGGGGTCGATTCCGGCCTTGCCGAGCTTGGTGTCGGCCTTGAAGTAGGTCTCCAGGGCTTTCTGCACGTCTTTTGGGACCATGTTCAGGATCCACATGAGCAGGAAGAAGGCCATCATGGCCGTGACGAAGTCGGCGTAGGCGACCTTCCAGCTGCCGCCGTGGAACTGCTGGTGGCGTCTGGTGCTTTGCGGGGGGCAGCGTTTCGCTTTCATGCCGGGTGTCCTGCCGCCGGGAATCGGCCCGGCGTCTGAATGATGGAGCTCCAGGGGGCTCCCGGATCAACTCCTGATGAGGCGTTCCAGGTCCTCGAAGGTGGGCCGGTAGACTTCGGGAACGGAGCGCCGCCCGAACTCCAGCGCGATCATGGGGGTGGCCCCGTGGGCGGTGCTGGCGATGGTGGCCCGGATCACCCCGAAAAAGGCCTCGCGCTCCAGGGACCGGTTCTCGAGCTTGGTGGCCATGGGGCCGACGAAGCCGTAGCAGAGCAGCACGCCCAGGAACGTGCCCACCAGAGCCGCGCCGATGGAGTGGCCCAGTTCGTCCGGGGGGGCGGTGATCTTCTGCATGGTGAGCACCACGCCAAGGACCGCCGCCACGATGCCCAGGCCCGGCAGCGACTCGGCCACCTTGGAGAGGTTCTGGGCCGGCAGCGAGCTCAGGGCGTGCATGGACTCGATGTCGGCGTGCATGATGCCCTCGATCTCGGCTGGTTCGCCGGTGACCAGGTACACCCGGAAGGTGTCGCAGATGAAGCGCACCACCTGCGGGTCTTCGCGCACCCTGCGGTGCGCGCCGAAGATGCCGCTGGATTCGGGGTGTTCGATGTCCGGCTCCACGCTGGCCAGGCCTTCGCGCCGGATCTTGATCAGCAGCCGGGCCAGGAGGCTTAGCACCTCGGTGTAGTCGGCGGTGTCGTAGTGCTTGGCGGAAAAGACTTCCTTGATGTTCTGGAAAACCAGCTTCAGCGAGGTCTTGGTGGAGGCGATGAGCAGGGCGCCCAGGGCCGCGCCGCCGATCACCAGCAGTTCGGCTGGCTGAAGCAGAATGCCGAATTTGCCCCCGGCAATCCAGTAGCCGCTGCCGACACAGCCCAGCACCACCAGGATGCCCAGTATCGCGATCATGTCGTTTCCTCTCCGGCCGTGCAGGGATGGGCGAGCGCGGCCTCGATTTCAGCCAGCAGGTTGTTCATGTCCAGTCCGCTACAGAACCGGGCCGTTCCGGAGAACCCGCCGCGCAGGATGTTGTCGCACCAATGGGCCAGGTGGGAGACGCCGCAGGATCTGGCGTCCAGGAATTCCAGCGCCTTCTCCAGCCGCGAGCCAACGGCGAAGCGCAGGAAGTGCGAACCGAGCAGCAGCCCTCGGTCGGTCTGCGCAACCCTGGTCAGCTGGTTGTAGGTGAAGACGCTCAGCTCTCCGTACGGGTCGTCGGCGCTGGGGTCCCACAGCTTAAGGTAGATGAAGCAGGTCTTGGCCTCAAGCAGTTTGGAGGCCACGTCCGGCGGCAGGGTGGCATGCAGCCCGAGCCCGCGGATGGACAGGTCCATGAGCACGATGCTTCCCTGGCCCAGTTTGGACAAGGCCAGGTGCGGCCTGCCGAGTTCGGCGGCGCTCAGCCGGACGTAGTCGCGTCCTGGGCAGAACCAGATGGCCAGCTCCCGCAGGTAGGCTTCGGGCACGGCCACCCTGTAGTCCGTGCGTCTGTTGGAACTTTGCACTGTCGCGCCTCTGCTTTGAGTCGGAAATCAACGATTCTGCCCATCTCGTACCATGCGCCAAATGCGGCAGGCAAGGCGGATATTGGCGATCCGGCATTGAGGATGTTCCACAACAGCCTCATGGCCCCGCCCAGTGCAAGAAGTTGATTGTCACTGCCCTGGCGCTGAGTGTAGATTCGCCGCACGGATATCCAATACATGCCGACCACGCCATCATCCCCGCCCCCATCCGGGCCACAGTCCGGGAATACCCCTGCCCGGGACGTGCCGGACGACGCGGCGGCGTTGCGCCTGGGAGGCGCGCTGCTCGCCGGCACGGCGCTCGCGGTGCTGCTGACGGACGGCGACGGCTCGGTGCTTCAGGCCAACGAGGCGGCCCTTGTGCTGTTCGGCCTGGACGGCGCGCCCCCTCCCGGTACGCCCGCCTGGGACCTCGCCGCGCCGCATTCGCGCGACAACGCGCGGGCGATGATCCTGGAGGCGCTCCATGACGGGGCCGGGAGCATGGGGAGCATGGGCAGCACGGGCGTTTTGCACCTGGCCGGGCGCGGCGGCAGGGCCGTGACGGCCCAGGCCACCTTCCTGGCGGTTGCCGGGGAGTCCGGCGGGCGGTCCGGGCTGGCCATCCTGGCCCGGGACATCACCGCCGAGCACGAGGAGACCGAGAAGCTGCGGCGCGGCACCCTGGACATCATCCGGCTCAATGCAGAGCTGCGCTCCGAATACGTGGCCAAGCAGGTGGCGCTGCAATCCCTGGAGGAGCTGTCCGGGCGGCTCAAGGGCGTGCTGGAGGCCGCCTCGCGGGTGGTGATCGTGGCCACCAGCCAGAGCGGCGTCATCACCATGTTCAACCCCGGCGCGTCCAACCTGCTGGGCTTCAGGCCCGAGGAGATGGAAGGCCTGGAAACACCGCTGGCCTTTCTGGACGAGGACGAGCTGGCCCTGCGCGGGCGCTCGGTCAGCGCCGCCGAGGGGCGCTCCATCGCCGGAGTCGGGGTGCTGGCGGCACTGGCGCGTTCGGGCCGCAAGGATTTCGGCGAGTGGACCCTGGTGCGCAAGGACGGCTCCCGTTTTGCGGCAGAGCTTGCGCTTTCGGCCATCGAGGGCAAGCACGGCGTGGAAGGCTACCTGCTGGTGGGCGTGGACGTGTCCGGGCGCAAACACGCCCAGGAGGCCATGCGCGAGCGCGAAGCCAGACTGCGGGCCATCCTGGACGGCGCGGCGGACGGCATCATCACCGTGGACCAGCACGGGCGCATCGAGTCGCTCAACAGCGCGGCGGCGTCCATGTTCGGCTACAGCCTTCCAGAGCTCCAGGGCCGGGCCATGGAGGACATCGCCCCCGGCGCGTTGCAGGGCAGGCACGCGCGGGGCCTGGGTCCCGTGCGGGAGGTGTCCGGCTGGCGCAAGGACGGGCGCCGCTTCCCCATGGAGCTGAGCGTGGCCATGGTGGACCTGCCCTCCAAGCCGCTTCGCACCTGCATCATGCGCGACATTACCCCCAGGCGCAAAGCCGAGGAGGCCCAGCGCCAGTTCACCCAGCGGCTGGCCCAGCAGCAGGCCGACATGGAGCGCGACCTCAAGGCCGCAGCGGAGATCCAGAAGAGCCTGCTGCCCAAGGACCTGCCCCCGGACCCGCGCTTTACGGCCCGCTGGCTGTTCGCCCCCAGCGCCACCATCGGCGGCGACATATTCAACATCTTGTGGCTGGATGAGAACCGCATCGCCGTGTACATGCTGGACGTAAGCGGCCATGGGGTGCCCTCGGCCCTGGTGGCGGCGGCAGCGGCCCAGGCGTTGCAGTTCCATTCGCTCTCGGTTGGCTGGGCCGCCCACTCCTCTTCCGGCCCTGCTCCGGACCGGGTGCTGACCGCCCTGGACATGGAGTTTCCGCTGGAGCGCTTCGACCGGTACTTCTCCCTGGTGTATTTCACGGTGGACCTGGAGCGCATGGCCCTCTGCTACTGCAACGGCGGACATCCCCCGCCGCTTCTGGTACGCGCGGGAGGGGGAGTGGAAGAGCTGCACGAGGGCGGCACGGTGATAGGTCTGGCAGGGCTGTTGCCCTTCCAGGCGGGGCAGGCCACGCTTGATCCGGGGGATACGCTGGTGCTCTACACCGACGGGCTGACCGAATTCGAGAACGCGTCAGGCAAGCGCTTCGGCATGGCCCGGCTGCGCAAATGGCTGGACGCCACCGCCGGGCTGCCCGTGGACGCCCGGATGGACGCCCTGCGCAAGGCCCTGGAATCCTTCGGAGGCAAGGCCAGCCCCCAGGACGACCTGACCGTCCTGGTCATCACCTTCGCATAAACAGCATCCGGCATTGGGGGAAATCATGACGGCAACGGTTGTGGAAAGCTCGATCAACGGCGTGACGGTGCTCGCCCCCCTGGGAGGCAGGCTGGACGCGTCCGGGTGCGGCGAATTCCGGCGCAGGCTTGAGGAAATCCTGGCGCGCGGCCAGACCCTGGTGGTCTGCGACCTCTCCTCCGTGCCCTTCATGGACTCCACGGGCCTTGGCGTGCTGTTGGGGGCGCTTCGCGCCCTGTCCGGCAGGGGGCGTCTGGCCTGCTCGGGGGCCGTGCCCGCCGTGCGCAAGCTGTTCGAGGTCACCCGCCTGGACCAGGGCCTCATGGGGGTCTACGACACGGTGGAGGGCGCGGTGGAGGCCCTCTCCGGGATCGAAAACCGGGGGGACAGGCCATGACGGGGCGCAAGCGCGTGCGCCTGACCATCGACAGCGCTCTGGAGCACGTCTCCATGGTGGGCAACGCCCTGCGGGGCATCCTGGAAAACGAGCCCGGGCCGCGCCAGGACATCCCGCTTGTGGAGCTGGCCGTGTGCGAGGCCGTGAACAACGCCATCATCCACGGCTACGGACGCAGGGCCGGTTCCCCGGTGGAGGTGGACGTGAGCCTGGGCGACGGACGCCTCGACGTGATCGTGGCCGACCTGGGCCAGGGGTTCGAGCGCTTCCCGGACATCCTGCCCGCGATACCCGGCGGCGACGACCTGGAACAGATGCCCATGGGCGGCTGGGGGCTTCGCATCATGGGCGAAGTCATGGAGGCCGTGGGCTATTCAAGCGCCCGGGGGCGAAACGAACTGTCCATGTCGCGCCGCTGGGAATAAGTTTGGCGGCCTAACCTCCGCAGGGGCAGGGTTGCCAAGGGGTGGCCTTTATCTTACTGGGACGTGACACGGACGCCCCGGCCTCTCTTTTGCGCGACGCTTTCCCTTTCAGCAGGAACGTTTGCATCTCCGCACCGCTTGGGCGCGGGGACGACCCGAGGGCCGCGCTTCCGCATCACCCATGATCCTCAATACCGCAAAGCAGATATCCGCACGCAACGTGCTCGAGGGCCTCCGCCAGGGGCTGACCCGCTTTTCCGGGCCGAGCCGGGTGGCGCTCATCATGGCCGAGTCGCGCGACTCCAAACTGCTGGTGCACGACCCCAGGCGTCTGCTGCGCGGCCACGAACCCAAGCTGGCCAAGGTCTTCCTGGAATCCGACGAATGGCGCGAGACCGCCCCGGACACCGCCTCCATGAAGCCTTTCGGTCAGGCTGCCTGGGCGCAGAAGCTCCACCTGACGGGCATGATCTGCTCCGGCGGATACGCCCAGCCCCTGTTCTACCAGATGTGGTTCACCGAGCTGCACCCCAACATGTGCTCCACCGGCCCCACCGAGCGCTGGCTGGAGCACGCGGTGTGGCTCCTGGCTCACGACTACGCCTCCGAGGGCGCGTTCTTCACTTCGGCCTCCAAGCACGCCCTGGAAGCCTTCGAGCACCACGCCGTGCGCAACCATCTTTTCGCCGAGATGAGCAAGACCCTGGGCAGGCCGCCGCACATCCCGCTCTATCCCATCCTGGAGGCCGTGCTGAACGTCTCCACCACCCGCGAGGAGGGCCAGCCTCCCACGGGCCGGGTCATCTTCATCGAGCCAGCCGAAGCCGACAACGTCCAGTGGATGATCCGCTTCCCGGAGGTGGAACGCCCCTTCCTGCACAACGCCAAGCATGTGCGCAAGCTGCTGCTCTCGGTGGAGGACTCCACGCGCCGTCTGGTCAGCGACGGCGAGCGGGTGCTTGGCATCTGCGCCCAGGCCAACGGCCTCTCCAACCGGCTCACCGCCGATTTTCAGGACCGGTTCGGCTTTTTGCGCCTGGGGGGCAAATCCGTGTGCAGTTTCGTGGACGGCGTGTACCAGTCCACCACGCGAAAGCCCAACCTGGTGGTGCTGGAGGAAGCCCTGCTCGAGGCCCAGACCGGTCCGGACCAGGGCCATGCGCTGTTCCAGATGACCAGCGCCATCGTGGACCAGGCCCGCAAGGAAGGCTTCGGCTGCACCCTGGTGCTCGATCCCGGCGCGTCCCTGCCCCCCATGGCCGGGCAGCACGTGGACCCGCCCCTGCACCTGGAAGACCCCCAGCACCTGGATCTGGCGAAATCGCTCGCCAAGCTGGACGGGGCGCTGCACCTCACCGGAGCGGGGCTCCTGTGCGCCTTCGCCTGCCTGCTGGACGGCAGGGGCGTGGACTCCGAGGACCGCTCGCGCGGGGCGCGCTACAATTCGGCCCTGCGCTTCACGGCCATGCATCCGCGCATCATCGTGGTGGTGGTCTCCGCCGACACGCCGGTGTTCATCATCCAGGGCGGCGTGCAGCTCAACGCCGCCTGCGACCTGCACAAGGAGGGCGACCTGGACCTGAACCCGCCCGCTTTGGAATCCTGGCTGGAGGGACAGTAGGCGTGAACGCGAGTTACGTCGTCTACCGGCGCACGCGCGACGGCAGGCTGCGCTGGGGCGTGCGGCTTCCGGTGTGGCTGCCCTGGGCGGTCATGGGCGTTACGCTCCTGGGGGCGGCGCACCTGGCCTGGAGAATGCCGGAGGTCACGTCTCTCAGCGCCCTTCGCCTGCGCCTGCACGCCGCCCGTTCCCAGAGCGCCGTGGAGCGCGGCCAGCTGCTGGCCGTGCATGACAAGCTGAGCTCCCTGCGCCGCCAGCTGGACCCGGTGGTCAGCCTCAACAGCAAGCTTTCACGCGTGACCAGCCTGGACGAGTCAGAGTCCAGGGTGTCCATGGGGTCCGCGCCGCTGGTCGAAGGCGGGAGCGGCAGCGAGAAGCGCCTTGTCCGACAGCTCTCGGCCATGGCGCGAGCCCTGGTGGAGGAGGTGGCCTTCCAGGAGGTCCGTCAGCGCCAGCTGGCTTCAGTGCTGCACGAGCGGGCACTGGAGTTCGCAGCGCGGCCCTCCCTGTGGCCCGTGCGCGGAACGATCAACTCCGATTTCGGCGCCCGCTTGATGGGGCGCTCCCGCGAATACCACAAGGGCGTGGACATCGGCGTCCCCATTGGCAGCCCCATCGTGGCCCCGGCGGACGGCAAGGTGGTCTCGGCAGGCTACGAGTCCGGCTACGGGCTTGTGGTGGTGCTCGAACACCGGCACGGGGTCAGCACGGTCTTTGCGCACCTGAAGTCGGTTTCGGTGGAGGCTGGGGACGAGGTGACGCGCGGCAAGCTGATCGCC from Fundidesulfovibrio putealis DSM 16056 includes these protein-coding regions:
- a CDS encoding SpoIIE family protein phosphatase; this translates as MPTTPSSPPPSGPQSGNTPARDVPDDAAALRLGGALLAGTALAVLLTDGDGSVLQANEAALVLFGLDGAPPPGTPAWDLAAPHSRDNARAMILEALHDGAGSMGSMGSTGVLHLAGRGGRAVTAQATFLAVAGESGGRSGLAILARDITAEHEETEKLRRGTLDIIRLNAELRSEYVAKQVALQSLEELSGRLKGVLEAASRVVIVATSQSGVITMFNPGASNLLGFRPEEMEGLETPLAFLDEDELALRGRSVSAAEGRSIAGVGVLAALARSGRKDFGEWTLVRKDGSRFAAELALSAIEGKHGVEGYLLVGVDVSGRKHAQEAMREREARLRAILDGAADGIITVDQHGRIESLNSAAASMFGYSLPELQGRAMEDIAPGALQGRHARGLGPVREVSGWRKDGRRFPMELSVAMVDLPSKPLRTCIMRDITPRRKAEEAQRQFTQRLAQQQADMERDLKAAAEIQKSLLPKDLPPDPRFTARWLFAPSATIGGDIFNILWLDENRIAVYMLDVSGHGVPSALVAAAAAQALQFHSLSVGWAAHSSSGPAPDRVLTALDMEFPLERFDRYFSLVYFTVDLERMALCYCNGGHPPPLLVRAGGGVEELHEGGTVIGLAGLLPFQAGQATLDPGDTLVLYTDGLTEFENASGKRFGMARLRKWLDATAGLPVDARMDALRKALESFGGKASPQDDLTVLVITFA
- a CDS encoding diadenylate cyclase, whose amino-acid sequence is MILNTAKQISARNVLEGLRQGLTRFSGPSRVALIMAESRDSKLLVHDPRRLLRGHEPKLAKVFLESDEWRETAPDTASMKPFGQAAWAQKLHLTGMICSGGYAQPLFYQMWFTELHPNMCSTGPTERWLEHAVWLLAHDYASEGAFFTSASKHALEAFEHHAVRNHLFAEMSKTLGRPPHIPLYPILEAVLNVSTTREEGQPPTGRVIFIEPAEADNVQWMIRFPEVERPFLHNAKHVRKLLLSVEDSTRRLVSDGERVLGICAQANGLSNRLTADFQDRFGFLRLGGKSVCSFVDGVYQSTTRKPNLVVLEEALLEAQTGPDQGHALFQMTSAIVDQARKEGFGCTLVLDPGASLPPMAGQHVDPPLHLEDPQHLDLAKSLAKLDGALHLTGAGLLCAFACLLDGRGVDSEDRSRGARYNSALRFTAMHPRIIVVVVSADTPVFIIQGGVQLNAACDLHKEGDLDLNPPALESWLEGQ
- a CDS encoding ATP-binding protein, giving the protein MTGRKRVRLTIDSALEHVSMVGNALRGILENEPGPRQDIPLVELAVCEAVNNAIIHGYGRRAGSPVEVDVSLGDGRLDVIVADLGQGFERFPDILPAIPGGDDLEQMPMGGWGLRIMGEVMEAVGYSSARGRNELSMSRRWE
- a CDS encoding STAS domain-containing protein codes for the protein MTATVVESSINGVTVLAPLGGRLDASGCGEFRRRLEEILARGQTLVVCDLSSVPFMDSTGLGVLLGALRALSGRGRLACSGAVPAVRKLFEVTRLDQGLMGVYDTVEGAVEALSGIENRGDRP
- a CDS encoding OmpA/MotB family protein translates to MKAKRCPPQSTRRHQQFHGGSWKVAYADFVTAMMAFFLLMWILNMVPKDVQKALETYFKADTKLGKAGIDPNNALVGSPDVKTQQLSEEQAARYAIAMRFKKIITEDPFLKQSSGVSSDDTGVLLRVNNDAMFKPGSAELTPEAQKVVKEVQEVLRAFNLYLMVRGHSVPDEFKGGPFPSNWELSGARAGAVVRAVLTDKQLLPNRIRAVSYGDTMPLAPSFTPESDKVNRRVEFYFHRPDVMNSRVVN
- a CDS encoding M23 family metallopeptidase — translated: MNASYVVYRRTRDGRLRWGVRLPVWLPWAVMGVTLLGAAHLAWRMPEVTSLSALRLRLHAARSQSAVERGQLLAVHDKLSSLRRQLDPVVSLNSKLSRVTSLDESESRVSMGSAPLVEGGSGSEKRLVRQLSAMARALVEEVAFQEVRQRQLASVLHERALEFAARPSLWPVRGTINSDFGARLMGRSREYHKGVDIGVPIGSPIVAPADGKVVSAGYESGYGLVVVLEHRHGVSTVFAHLKSVSVEAGDEVTRGKLIAHSGMSGRTTGSHLHYEVRLNGQQVDPLNFMLD
- the motA gene encoding flagellar motor stator protein MotA, which encodes MIAILGILVVLGCVGSGYWIAGGKFGILLQPAELLVIGGAALGALLIASTKTSLKLVFQNIKEVFSAKHYDTADYTEVLSLLARLLIKIRREGLASVEPDIEHPESSGIFGAHRRVREDPQVVRFICDTFRVYLVTGEPAEIEGIMHADIESMHALSSLPAQNLSKVAESLPGLGIVAAVLGVVLTMQKITAPPDELGHSIGAALVGTFLGVLLCYGFVGPMATKLENRSLEREAFFGVIRATIASTAHGATPMIALEFGRRSVPEVYRPTFEDLERLIRS